The DNA region TCGGTGCGATCTGCTGCCGGGGCGGATCAGACCAGCGCGTCCAGCCATGAGCTGTCTCAGCTGGCCAATGCCTTGCAGGGCATGGTGCGGCGCTTCCAGCTTTAAATGTTCCAGACACAAGAAAGCCGCGCTTCTCGACGGAAAAGCGCGGCTTGGTTCTCGGAAACTTAGGCGCCGTCTTGGTCTTTCAGGTACTCGAACAAACCTTTTGGCATTTTCTTGCCATTGGCTTCGAAGTTGGCTTTCACGTTGTCGTAAGCCTCTTGCTCGTCGATGAAGCCGTCATGGTTGGTGTCGATCTTGTCGAAATTGGACTTCGGCGCGACTTTCTGGAATTCGGCACGGGAGACCTTGCCATCGCCATCCGTGTCGGTTTTTGCCATCGAAGCATCGCCACACTTGCCTCGCCACATTTACCTTCAGGGGTTTTCACAACCTGTTCGGCCGAGGCCAGCAGGTAGCCCTGAGTCAGAGGTTGCGAGGCGAACACAGAGCCGGACAACATCATGCCACCGGCCAAAACAGCGCCGAGCAAACCGATAGTGTTTTTGGTGGTACGGGACATTTCAATACTCCTGGGTTGCACGACACAACCGTTCGATAAAGGACGCCACGTAAGTGCGGCGATAACCGTAGCTGGCGGGGAGCCTTGCTTGGGTGTGGCCATTTAGCGGGCGTGGTGTATCGCTACTGTGTCGCGCAAGGGGGGAGTTTGTAAGCGAAGGGGATGAAACGGCAGGGGAGATACAGTGAGACACAGATCTGCAAGGCACTGACTAACAAATGTGGGAGCGAGCTTGCTCGCGATAGCGTCCGTACAGTCGACATCAATGTCGCCTGACGCGCCGCCATCGCGAGCAAGCTCGCTCCCACAGGTTTTTGTATCAGTGCAGCTTCAACCGCGGCTCAGTCCCGCGCCCGATCTTGCTCCCCAACATCAACATCGCCGTACGAAACGCGCCATACAGCGCCATCTGGTGCATGCGATACAGCGACACGTAAAACATCCGCGCCAGCCAGCCTTCAAGCATCACGCTGCCGGTGAGGTTGCCCATCAAGTTACCCACAGCCGAAAAACGCGACAGCGAGATCAGCGAGCCGTAGTCGGTGTATTTGTACGCAGGCAGAGGCTTGCCTTCGATCCGCAGTTTCAGCGATTTGGCCAGCAACGAAGCTTGCTGATGAGCAGCCTGGGCGCGCGGCGGTACATTGCGATCGGTGCCCGGTTGCGGGCAGGCCGCGCAGTCACCGAAGGCGAAGATGTTCTCGTCGCGGGTGGTTTGCAGGGTCGGCAGTACTTGCAGCTGATTGATCCGGTTGGTCTCCAGACCATCGATGTCCTTGAGAAAACCCGGTGCGCGAATCCCGGCGGCCCAGACTTTCAGGCTGGCGTTGATGACTTTGCCATCGGCGGTAATCAGGCTGTCGGCTGTCACTTCACTGACGGCGGCATTGGTCATGACGTTGACCCCGAGTTTCTCCAGGGTTTTATGCACAGGCCCGCCGATACGTTCCGGCAGGGCCGGCAACACCCGTGGCCCGGCTTCGATCAGGGTGATGTGCATGTTTTCCGGTTTGATCCGGTCAAGACCATAGGCGGCCAATTCATGCGCGGCGTTGTGCAATTCGGCGGCCAGTTCAACCCCGGTGGCACCGGCGCCGACGATGGCGACGCTGATCTGCTCGACCTTGTCGGTTTGCCCGGCATGGGCGCGCAGGTAATGGTTGAGCAATTGCTGGTGGAAACGCTCGGCCTGTTTGCGGGTGTCGAGGAACAGGCAGTGTTGCGCCGCGCCCTGGGTGCCGAAATCGTTGGTGGTGCTGCCGACCGCGATCACCAGCGAGTCGTAACCCACTTCGCGCGCCGGGACCAGTTCAATGCCGGCTTCGTCGTAGGTGGCCGCCAGCTGGATTTTTTTCGCCGCGCGATCAAGCCCGCTCATGCGCCCCAGCTGGAACTCGAAGTGGTTCCATTTGGCCTGGGCAACATAGTTGAGTTCGTCTTCGGAAGAGTTCAGCGACCCGGCCGCCACTTCGTGCA from Pseudomonas sp. ACM7 includes:
- a CDS encoding NAD(P)/FAD-dependent oxidoreductase yields the protein MTHRIVIVGGGAGGLELATRLGKTLGKRGTASVMLVDANLTHIWKPLLHEVAAGSLNSSEDELNYVAQAKWNHFEFQLGRMSGLDRAAKKIQLAATYDEAGIELVPAREVGYDSLVIAVGSTTNDFGTQGAAQHCLFLDTRKQAERFHQQLLNHYLRAHAGQTDKVEQISVAIVGAGATGVELAAELHNAAHELAAYGLDRIKPENMHITLIEAGPRVLPALPERIGGPVHKTLEKLGVNVMTNAAVSEVTADSLITADGKVINASLKVWAAGIRAPGFLKDIDGLETNRINQLQVLPTLQTTRDENIFAFGDCAACPQPGTDRNVPPRAQAAHQQASLLAKSLKLRIEGKPLPAYKYTDYGSLISLSRFSAVGNLMGNLTGSVMLEGWLARMFYVSLYRMHQMALYGAFRTAMLMLGSKIGRGTEPRLKLH